The genome window CGGGCTGGTCGCCGTCGACGGTGACACCGCGGTCGTGCGACTCGAGGTCCAGTACGGAGAACCGGTCCGGCAGGAGTACCGCGACCTCTGGATCATCGAGTTCGCCCCGGACGGCCGCTGCCGCGCCTTCGAGGAGTGGCCCTTCCTGCCGGGCCAGCGCTACAGCGCCGCCGAACCCTGAGCCGACCGGCACCCCACCCTGACGAACAAGGAGCCCGCCGGATGACCAGCGCCGACCTCCTCACCGATGCCTTCGCCCGGATCCGCGAGTCCGTCCGGGGCACGGTCGAGGGACTCACCCCCAACCAGCTCGCCTTCCGCGTGGAGCCCGCGGCGAACTCCATCGCGTGGCTGGTGTGGCACCTGACCCGGGTACAGGACGACCACGTCTCCGAGGTCGCCCACGCCGAGCAGATCTGGACCGAGCAGGACTGGATGAGCCGGTTCGCGCTGCCGTTCGAGGCGTTCGACACCGGCTACGGCCACAGCGCGCAGGACGTGGCGGCGACCGAGGTCTCCTCCGGCAAGCTGCTCACCGGCTACCTCGACGCGGTGCACAACCGCACGACCCGCTACGTCGGGGGCCTCACCGACGCCGATCTCGACCGGGTGGTGGACTCGGCGTGGGACCCGCCGGTCACGCTCGGCGTCCGGCTGGTGAGCGTGATCGCCGACGACCTGGAGCACGCCGGGCAGGCCGCCTACATCCGCGGTGTCCTCGAACGGCAGAGCTGACCCGCCGGGGCCGCGGGTCAGCGCGCGGAGGCGCGCCGCTCGGGCACGTCCTCCAGCGCTTCCCGGTCCCAGCCCCCGCGCTCGGCGGCCGCCTCGTAGGTCGACTGCAGGAACTCCAGCAGCGTGCCGTCGGGATCGGATGCGGTGCGAACCGCCTTGTAGGGAAGCAGGAACTCGCCGACGTCGGCACTGTAGGAGGCGGCCTCCGGGCGCACCGGGCTCTCGGCGTAGCCGGGCGGTTCCGGGTAGGCGTAGGAGTAGAACATGCCCTCGGCGTCGCCGCCGGGCCATAAGCCGCAGCTGCTGAGCTCGTGCGAGTAGCCCTCGACCATGACCCAGTCCGGGCAGTTGGGCGCACCGCCGGGATGCTGGGGCGCCGGGCGCCCGGAGAACCGGGTGACCGCGAGGTCCATCGCGCCCCAGAAGAAGTGCACCGGGCTGACCTTGCCGATGAACCGGGAGCGGAACTCGCCCATCACCCGGTGCGCCGCCACGAGCTGCCCCCAGAAGCGCTGCGCGTGATCCGGGTCGTAGGAGGCGTGCTCGGTGTCCTCCTCGAACGGGATCGCCAGCTCCACCTCGTTCGGCGTGGCCCGGATGGACACCTCCAGCCCGAGCGCGCGCAGCGCCGCCATCGTCTCGCGGTAGAACTCGGCGACCGGCTTCGGCTCCAGTGCAACGTGGCGCTG of Saccharopolyspora erythraea contains these proteins:
- a CDS encoding mycothiol transferase, translating into MTSADLLTDAFARIRESVRGTVEGLTPNQLAFRVEPAANSIAWLVWHLTRVQDDHVSEVAHAEQIWTEQDWMSRFALPFEAFDTGYGHSAQDVAATEVSSGKLLTGYLDAVHNRTTRYVGGLTDADLDRVVDSAWDPPVTLGVRLVSVIADDLEHAGQAAYIRGVLERQS
- a CDS encoding DUF5996 family protein is translated as MTGVQHRTGLSGDWPALPVAEWADTRDTLHMWTQVVGKIRLACAPMVNHWWQVPLYVSPRGLTTSAVPHESALFDVEFDFCDHRLHIRSTSGEQRHVALEPKPVAEFYRETMAALRALGLEVSIRATPNEVELAIPFEEDTEHASYDPDHAQRFWGQLVAAHRVMGEFRSRFIGKVSPVHFFWGAMDLAVTRFSGRPAPQHPGGAPNCPDWVMVEGYSHELSSCGLWPGGDAEGMFYSYAYPEPPGYAESPVRPEAASYSADVGEFLLPYKAVRTASDPDGTLLEFLQSTYEAAAERGGWDREALEDVPERRASAR